Genomic segment of Vulpes vulpes isolate BD-2025 chromosome 16, VulVul3, whole genome shotgun sequence:
ttcggctcagggcgtgatcctggggtaccgggatcgagtcccacattgagctctctgcatggagcctgcttctccctttgcctgtgtctctgcctctctctctctcatgaataaataaataaaatctttaaaaaaaaaaaaagaaaagaaaatttaagaaagaataataaaaatacatttaaaaatatatcattcaaaaaaaataaaaataaaataaaaataaaaacatatcattCAATTGTGTCCACTGACACCCTACGTACAGCCTcatctaaatttttaattattacttttgAATCAAAAGATGTTCGGGGGGTtaggaatctttttaaaacaaaaagtaacagAGCCTCAATACCATGCCTGACTCCTGTGCTCTTCTCATCTTGTTCCCCCACCACCAATTTGTCTCTCTGGAACTCACTTATACAAACACAAGCAAACACGAGTATATCCCATCCTACCTTATTTCTACAGAAAAAGGTGGCAGAGAGCTGTCACAGTTTCAGGGAGCAAATCCTTTCTCCCCACTGCCTCAGGCCTGCATGCCTCAGGCCCGCACTGCCAGCAAACCCAAGGCCAGAGAGCAGATCAATAAGCacttgctggggggggggggggggggggggggaggccagAGTGAGTGGACCAGTCGATCCCTGGGGCCGGCCCAGGGTGTGAGAGGCAAGTGCTCGCGGGCGGACATCTGTGCACAAACGTCAGTAGCAAAGCAGTCCCAGGGCGAGGCAGGGCGTCAGAAGCAGGTGCATCCTGGCACCTGGTGAGGTACAGAGCTAAGGCCAGACGCTTCCAGGGGCAGCAATGGCCTCACCCTTGGCCGCTACCCCAGGGGCCAATACCAGCCCTTGTCTTCCGGGTCACCAAGGAAAGAGCACCCACAGGACAAGGGGTGCAGAGGACTTTGTCACACTGTTAAAACCACCTGCAGAGAATTAAAGCACCAAGAAATGGAGGGAGCTCCTCAATGGCTCCAGCCTCACGTCTTTGCAAATGATCCTAAACggactgcagggagcctgcttctccctctgccatgtctctcatgaataaataaaatctttttaaaaaaaaggactgcaGGGGAGCCTGCCCTACCTGGACCAGGACCCAGTGGGCCTTCTGGGGGAGGTGCCTGTAAGTGGGCCTGGCCCCTCTGAAAGGGAGCTCTGGGCCGGGGGCTGCACAAGGTCCTTCTCAGGGCCAGTCCCGGCTTGTCTGCAGAGTGTGCGGGAGCGCGGACGAGGAAGGGGGTGTGCGCACCACCTGCAAAGTGGACTAGTATTTTTGGGAGGTTTTAATTtgcttcaattaaaaattcaGGCCAGCTCTGAGCAAACAGAAGTAGGTGAACTTATTTTCTGAACCTCTGCACCGACATTTCTGGGCCCTCTACCCTAGCCAGCACTTCCTGACTGGCCAGTTCCAAGATGCACACGGCTTCCTCTCCACTCTCCAGCTAGAGGGACCAGGGTcctgctgggggagggagggagagacaccaTCTGGCTCCACAACACGGGAGAAGCCCCCTCTCTGGGGCCTCAGCACCAGTCTTCCGGGTCTGCATCATTTCCATACACTGAGGGCTCCTTCCTCAACCTCAGTGGCTCCATATCTTGGGATCAAAGGACTGTAGGAAACACTTGGGAAAAGGAGATGCTGGCACCACCGtcccctcccagcagccctggcCAGGAGAAGGTAGTTGCTTTCTTGGGGGTAGTTTATGAGCCACTGGAGAAACCCTCCTGCCCTGACACACGCTCCAGCAGGCTCTGCAGTAGAACCTGTGTCCTATCAATCTCTGTCaagtgaaggaataaataaactcACCCGTTCAATGTACTCATGAATGGCTACGTACTGAGCACGTTTCATGACAGGAACAATGCTGACCCACACGAGGGTCAGAAAAGGCAggcctgggacgcctgggtggctcagttggttaagcatctgacttcggctcaggtaacaatcttggggccctgggagcaagccccacagcgggctccccactcagcatggagtcggcttgtccctggccctttgcccctcccccacatcgTGCACACATGCTCACCAtctttctacaataaataaaatcttaaaaaaaaaaaaaaaaggggcagaACTAAGGAGGGGACTCTCACCAATATCAGCTCCTTCTCGTCCTCAGAATCCAGGGCCTTCTCTATTGTACTTTTGCTCTTTTGTGAGTTAGGGCAGGAAGCTGAGTGACCATCCTCCAGTGACAATGATTACTTCCCATGCGATTCCATATTCTGGGGCCCCAGGGTTTGCAGAGGGCTGGCTAGGTCACGGGAAGAAGTGGGCCCCAGGAGCCTAAGTCTTCTCTGGCCTACCCGACCCTAGGCCCCACCACGGACTTCcccaaaatagcttttttttttttaagacttcactcatttatttatgagaaacagagaaagataggcagagacacaggcagagggagaagcaggctctatgcagggagcccagcgcgggacttgatcccaggtccccaggatcatgccccgggctgaaggcggcgccaaaccactgggccatcgggGTTGCCCCCCAAAACAGCTTTATAGTGAGGCCTGACCAAGTCTCCAGAGCACATCCCCCCATGAACCCTAAGTCAAAGGCCTTCTAGTGGGGAGAAAGGAGTAACCCCAAGAAACCACACACACCCCTTGCCCTCCAGATCCACACCTTACAAACCCTCCTACGTTGACCTTTCTAATGATAATAGGAATTCCAGGAACATGGCAGTCCTCCATATTCAGGTATgcaaaaatgacttttttcttgaTACCTCAACTATATCCTTATTGTTATTATCCTCGTAATGAGCTCCCATCTCTAACCAACAGAGAAGTTAATCTGGTGAACATTCAAGCCAAACTAGCTTAATCACTGATTTCAGTTCAATCTATTCAAGTCTGACTTGGTCACATCCCCATTTGGGGGCTGGGCTTATACCACCCTCCTGCTGCGCTCCAGCAAGGACTGCCCGAGGGGCAAGCTCGCTAGCACACTCTCAGCTGACTTCCATGTGACTCCAGGGGCACATAGGGTCCTCTGGACTCCCTTCCTTCTCCATTCAAGAGAAATCTGGGCAACTAACCTGCCGAGACCTTAAAGACCATCTCCATGTGCCCTGGTGGCATAGGGAGCATCTGACATATCACTGTCTTCCCTAATTCCAAACACAGGACTATGCACAGGCCCTGCAATTGGAAGTTCCCAGTGTTAGAAGAATTGTTCCTACCCTGCTCCTAATGCCTTTTTCTAAAAACTCTCctcacgggatgcctgggtggctcagtggttgagcatctgcctttggctcagggtgtgatcccagtccggcatcaggctctccgcagggagcctgcttctccctctgcctgtgtctctgcctctctctctgtctctcaggaataaacaaaatcttttttttttttaaataagagttaaaaaaataactctcccCTCATCCCATTGCTGAGCTCTTGATACCCTTTTATGACCCTTTCAAATTTCTTACCGCTTAGTCCTTCCACTTAACGCCTGAAGATTGGCATCTTTGTTCTCTGCTGTTCAGCCGGAAGGGCTGAAAATCCCCCATGGATCAATACTTCACCTAACATCTCATGACTTCAGATACGTACGGTCCATCCGGCTCGCCTGTACTGGACAAGTGCAGGATTGTGCAGGGCAGGGGGGCCAAGGTCCCACCCCGTGAGTGGGGATGGGCATGGAGGCCCTTTAACGGCAGGGAAGGGGAGGCCGTGGGTCTCTGTGGTTTGCTGGATGCCAGGCCGTGAGGTCATATGAGCCTGGACACATCAGGTCTCCTCCCTTTACTGACGTGACCTTGAACGAGTCACTTAATTCCTCTAAGCCCACTTCCTGTAACGAGAAGCCACCCACTTCTCAGACCCCCGTGAGGAGCAGATACCATCACTAGGCACTTGGCTCAGCGCCCAGCATGTCACTGCTCCATAGACGAGAGCCACCCCACAACCACACAGCAGACTCAGCAAGAGCCCAGCTTCTGGGCCGAAGGGCAGCTGGGCTGGAGCCTCCAATGCTCCGTGCCCGAGCCTTCCCCCCAGGGCCTCTGCACAGACACGTGGGGGCCACTTGTCCTGCTGTGTCCATTTTCAGGTGCAAAGATCAAATCCCAAGTCACACTGGCTCAAGTCAGAATGGGGATTTATGTAGTTGGGACCGTTTCTGCGGCTCATTATTTGGTTCCAATTAGTGtaggccagagagagaaagagagcgaagAAATGGGAAGGGGCCTCCTTTAGTTCACATAACCTGAAGTTCCAGGGGCTGCAGGCACAGCTGGTCCAGGGACCCCGGAGAGACCAGCAGGACATGGCCCTGCGCGCTCCTGCTCCCGCCTCCACCTCTCTGCACCGCTGCGCTCTCAGGAAAGCTCCCCCCTCGTGGCCCACAGCTCCAGGCTTACCCTCTCAGCACCCCTCACGGGGAAAGTGAGCCTCTTTCTTGGGTGCTCCAGCAACCACACCGAGCACGTGAGCCCCTCTGGACAGATCACTGTGGCTGCGGGGACAGAGGTGAAGGTGAAGGACCAGGCTGCGTGAGGAGGGGGCGAGCGCTCCCTCCACAGCCCATGTCCACCCGCCCCTTCCCCAgacacccctcacccccagcgCCCACTGCCCACGGCTGGAGATACTCATTATTTCCCAGCTGTAAATTGAGACCTAGACCCGAACTGGCCCCGTTTGTTGGGCAGTGATATCCACGTCGGGCCCCCTAACAGGCTCGGCTCGCTGAGGCCTGGTGCCCATGGGTCAGGGGTCCTACTTGCTCCCCTCAGCTGGGGCAGAGGGGGCTCCCAGGATAGACAAGGCTGAGGCTGCTTGGGCTGCCCTCTGCAGGGGGAGCTGTGGGCGGGGTGCTGTGTGTTAGAAGAGCTGAAGGAGCAGCAGGCTGCAGACTGACACATGGATGTACCCCCGTGGCATCCGGAATGGAAGCAATTTTATTGATACCTGAGACAAAGTGCAAGAGAAACATTCCTACCAACCACGGAGCCTGCCCCTTGGGCCCAACCGGGCCAAGCGACTCCTCTCACCCTGCCCGTGTGCCCTGGGTCACCGGGGCCTCACTGACGAGCCCCCAAGGCTGCCGAAGTCCGCAGCAGGGGTCCGAGGAGGGAGCATCTGCAGCCATGGCTCCCGAGGCAGGCGGGGTGGGCACAGAAGCCTCACCGGTCAAGATCTAGAGTCTCTTGGGTCACAGTCCGGAGTCCGATGGAAAACAACTCCTCCCAGGGCTCCCGGATCCAGGCCAGCAGTGCCGTCAGCTGCTCCGGACACACGACGCGAAGCGCCCAGAAACTCTCCAGCCGGGACACCTGGCAGAGCGGGCGTGGTGAGCTGAGGCTAGGGGGCCCTTCCTCCCCCCGAGCCTGTCAGCCCTCAGAAAACCCGACTTGGAGCTGCTTAATCAGAACACCTACTGAAGAACCCCCCACGGCTTCAGTCTTGTTTCTTTAAACCACTGCCCACTCCCAGCCCTGTTTTCCAGAACTCACGTTCTGGAGTCAATTCCAAGGATGGAGTTCAATTCCTGGATCTACCCTTTGTGACCCAGACACACTGGTTAAttgcctctgagcctcagtttctccatctgtcctAAGCCTAACGACAGCACCTCTTCCCACGGAAGCTGGGAAGATCAGAGGGCTGGCTCCCTCTGAACAAACGCGGACTCCAAGCAGCAGCCAGTGCGTCACGAAAGGTGTCCCTCGACACAAGGCAGGATCCGGGCCCGGGAGCTTCCGCCCCGGAGCTTCCGCCCCCACCACCAGCCCCGACCCTCTCTACCTGCTGCTCATCCAAACCCAGCAAGCCTCCTGCTCCTTGCGTCCTGCTTCTCCGTGTTCCCCCCACGACgactgctccccactccccacatctctctctcacacacctCATCGTAGAAGACCAGCTTCAAGTCCCCTGGGGCCGTACGATAGAGCAGCACCGAGCTCAAGCTGCTGAGGGGCCACTGCTCCCTGATGCGCACAGAAGGGCCCAGCCCCAAGGGCAGGGACTGCTCAGAGGCTTCGCCAGATGCTGCTGGAAGAGCAGGCTCCACCTGGGACCCCACAAGATCCTCCTCTAACAGGTACAGGGTGGACAGAGTCATCATCAGGGACACAGGGCAGGCCTCGGAGCCTAGAGGAAAAGAGACAGGGCGAGGCCCAGAGTAGGAAGCCACAGAGgagcccagagccctggggcGGCATCCCGGGACCAGGGCAGGAGCAAACCACATGCTGCCAAGGTGGTCACCGGGCAGCCTGCACCCCTGGAGGCCACAGCCCTCCCTTTTCCAAACTCCAGGCATCTTTAGCCTCCAAAACCTCAAAGACCCAAGACAAAGGGCACCCTAcagcctcctggcctcctctGACAGGATGGAGAGGGGCAGGCCCAGCCAATCTGCTCCACTCACAGAAAGCCTGTACCCCGAAGCAACTGAGGACCCAGGAAACCTCCCAGCCCCACTCAGAGAGGCCAGGAGGACTGAGGCTATGGCTGTGAGAGGACGTCCAGATTCTAGAAACTGTACACAGCGGCCCTGGGGGGCCtgccaggggccagggcaggaCAGAGTACAGGAGCCTCACCTTCCACCAGGAACACCCGAAGGTAGAAGAACAGGGGAGGCCCGGAGGAAGAGTCTCTCTCCAGCAATGGCCTGGGGGGGAAGGACTGGTCAGCCAGGGGGTAGGAAATgctgaggggggcagggaggagcaacTAGAGCGGGGTCACGTGTGAGGACAGGCGGCCGCCCAGGTGCTCAGGGCCCAGCCGTGGCTGCAGCCTGTGGAGAGGCCTGCACTCCGAGCAGCTGTGTGGGCACCAACCACAGCCTCGACCTATCCACTCACCAGAGGCGGTGCTTCGGGGTCACCTCCTCCTCTGTGGCCCTGACACCGCTCCTCCAGCTGGGGGGCAGAGCCTGCAAGACATCtggacagagccagccagggacgGGGAGCTTCAGACACTCCCTCTCCTCTATCCCAACCTCTCCACCTCTCAAGACCTTCCGTTCTCCTGATTTCTAGAGGTCAGAAACCTCTACAAGGGACGAGCCTCATCACCTGTCTGTCTCCACTGCGGCTCCCAGACGTGGGCAGCCGTGACCCCTCGGCCCCCACCCGCCTGCCCTGcgcctcccttcctcctcttttacCGGTGAGCTCATCCAGAAAGGCCCGGCAACGCTTGGCATCTCGGGGCAGCAGGATGCAGCTGCCTGCACCGGCAGCCCACTCCAGCCGCAGACTCTGTCCTGCCAGCCCCAGTTCGATGCCACTCAGGTCGTGCAGGGGCACGGCCAGGGCTGGCTGCAGCCAGCTGGCTGGAGGCCCACTGTGGAGAGGGAGGGCCAGAGTGGTGGCAACGGGTGAGCGGAGCGAGACCCACGGGGAGCCCTGCCCTGTCCCGTGGCCCTGCTCGCTCACCATATCTCCCCCGTCACTTTCAGCACGTAAAGCCTGTGGTCAGACACCACCACCAGGCACACAGACTCCCCAGAGTGGCCGGCCAGCACCAGCGGCACCTAAGGGGGAGAGGAAGGTGAGGACAGAGGGGACCGGGGAGCCGGCTGCCGGGCTGAGAGCACAGTCCCTGcggccctcctctcctccccgcATCCACCGCCTAGCATCCTGCCGCTCCGACCCACCCTCCACATTCCCCTGCCTCCGGGGCTCCCGCAGCCCTTGGGATCAGCTCCAAACTCCTTGGCAAATACCTGAGGCTGCCCCCCAACCGGCCCTGCCTGCCTCTTCAGCCTTGTCTCAgggcacctgcccccaccccacctcctgctgcccccagagCAACAGGTTCCCCACTAGCCAGCTCCTCTCAGGACCCCATTCTTGcgctgcttcctctccctgctcccctcctacTCATCCTTCGACACCTGGATACCATCTCACATCTGCTACCCTTGAAGGGGAGGCGCCGTCCCTCAGGCTGGGTCCGACGCCTCAGCCTGATTCCAGCACTTTCATCTCTCACAGTCATGGGGTTCCTCACACCAGAGTAGAAGACAGATGGCAAGGCTGATTTACTCTGAATCCTTAGTGTCTCGCAAATGCTCGGTGCTCACAGAGACACCAATAACACTGTCACTTCTAACAGTGACGGGAGGCCCCATGTGAGGGCCTGGCGCTGAGCTAGGCAGCTGCCAGACACCGGTGCGCAGATACCACTGCACCCTGTAAGGCAGGCAGTGCCATCCCTGGTGTAGACTGGCAACAGCAGACTTAGGTACCAAAGGAATGTGTCCAGAGCCAGTGCAAGTGACCTCTGGAGTTGAAACCAGGAGGTTCTCGAGCCACTTTGTGACATGGCCTGCTACGGCAGAAACAGTGGGCACTCTGGTGAGCTAGGGGCAGAGACCTTGATGCAGCACTGGAACTCCTCCTGGGCATCGGTGAACACCTCGACATCCAGGAAGAGCCGGAGCCGGTGGTCCACAGAGCGGAGACCATGGCGCTCAGGGGCTGGGGGCAAGCAGCGGGCCGTCAGGCGGCCCCGGCTACCAAAGCACCAGCTCACCTCCTGGCCAGCCTCCTCCCGCCCCCAGACACCACCTCTGTCTCGTTTCACCTCTACTCACGGGGACTGAGGCTCCAACTGTGGCGATCCCGGGAGACCGGTGCTGGGGATGGGGCCCTGTCAGCCCTGCTGCCGGGGTCACTGTGCCCCGGAGGGTCGGGGACGGCGCTGACCGTCTGCGAGGGTGCTGGTGACTGTTCTCCctgcccaggctccctgctggtggCTCCCAGAGACAGAGCCAGGAGAACCACATGATCACTACCGCAGTGTGGACACACAGCTGGAGATTCTGCAGGGATGAGCACCGTCCCTGTGAGCCCCCCCACAGAAGGCcacagccgccccccccccaagctcATAACACTGCCTGCCCCCTCCTGGACTCACCTTGGCTGCATACACTCCCTACCATTCCCACCCGCCCCACCTCCTCTGCAGGCCTGCTAACCCACCGCTCTCCAACCCAGTGAGGGAGGAACCAACCCAGACCATGGCCCACAACCTCCTCAAAATAACACCCCACCTTCTGATTTCAGGCCTTCGCAAAGAGGACCAACCTCAGCCAGGCCCTGCGCTGGCCCCTCCCACAGTCTCGGTCTGTCATGTGCTCTGAGGCTCCACCAGCCACATCTGAAAGCCCCAAATCAACAGATCCGGAaggcagggagccaggtgtgggTCCAATTCCAGGCTCTGTCACTTACTGGTGTCAGCTATCCAATTACAAGTCACCTAAGCTCTCGGAGCCTAGCTCCTCCTCTGGAATGGAGTGATGCCAGTGCCTGTCCTATGGGGTGGTCAGGATGGGGGAACGGTCAGGTAAAGAATAAAGGATGGGGGGGCAGGTGGATCGGCAGTGAGAGCAAACATTCTTTGAGCAGCTACAGCAGGCACACGCGGGACCCTTTGACAATAGAATCAAAACTCTCTGGGTCCTAATGTGCAAATGAGGAAAACAACCATCAAAAAACTAACACAACCTAGGGCACATGGgaggctcagtgagttgagcagatggctcttggttctggctcatcTGCAGTCATAACCTTGGGGTCATAGGATCAGCCCTCCATCAGGCCCTtcgcccagcagggagtctgcttgagactccttccctctccttcccactctgctccctgctcatgcacaccTGCTCTCctactctctcaaaataaatttaaaaaaaaaacaaaaaaaaaaaaaaactggagcacctgggtggctgtcagttaagtgtctgcctctggctccctggtcagctaggagtctgcttgtccctctcccactgcccctcaccctacttgtgctctcgctctccctaatacataaaatcttaaagaaaaaaaaaatcgacaCCTCCTGCCCGACTGTCCAGTTGAGGCTAGCAGCGGCAGCTACCATTTACACAGGACCTTTGTTTTGTGCTGATACTGTGCCTGGTGTCCTTTTATCACATTTAAACCTCCTAACGAGGGATCGctaggtggttcagcggtttagtacctgcctttagcccagggtgtgatcctggagtcccaggatggagtcccacatcgggctccctgcatggagcctgcttctccctctgcctgtgtctctgcctctctctctctcatgaataaataaaatctttaaaaaataaataaataaatatcctagCAGTATGGAGGGCAAGTTCACTCTCTTCTCTATCCAGATGAGGTAACCAAGGCTCAAACAGAAAAACATAGCACAGGAGAACATTCAATAATAATGACCCCCGAAGGTTCAGAACCCAGGGGCCACGTGACCCCACGCGGTACAGGGAGGTCTTGGAGGGGATGGGGCTGTTTCCACCGCACACCTGGTGCCACCGCAGAGGTTCAGGGTGGGGGATGGAGACGGGCCTATTTGCTCAAAATTTTAGTCCTGTCCAGCTGCTGCCAAGCAGACAAACCAGCTAGTAAGTCACACGTTTCAACACAGACAGCATCAAGAGtatctcttttctgttttacatCTACAAAGACGTTGCTTCCTGACTGATCCATGGTAAAAAACTCTCTCGCATTAAGGAAGAGCATGTGAAGAGATGCCATGAGGCACTCCTCGATCTCAAGTAGCCCACAAGGTCAGTCCAGGCAGGACAACCTCAGCCAACTCCCAAAACATCTTATTCAACAGCCAAACATGCTCTGGGGACAGCACTACACCCACGCTGTGGGTGAGGGCTAAGGAGCTTTTATGAAGTTTCTAAGTATCAGCCAGAAAAAGTGGAAAAGCCTGCAagttatgaaaaaataatgagtaCGTTTCAACAATCACGGAGATTGCGTTTCCTgacttttagagagaaaaaaaggataaaatttcttctttcacttggattttttctttttttttttttaatgtatctggcagacagtttcatttcttctccAGACAGAAGAACTAGTGCCCACTCCTTCCTTCCCGGGGGCTCCCCCTCCATATTCCCTTCCTCGAAGCCACGGTCTctgaaacggggggggggggggggggggggggggggggggggctgtgcgCAGGAAGGTCAAGGGCAAGGTACGTGTACCTGTCTCCTGGAACAGAGGCCTCCAGCCTTCCTCACTGTCCAACCCCAACCTGGGCTCCTCTGGCTTGAACTCCTGGCCACAGCGGAGACACTGGAGTCTGCCCCGCAGCGGGTCTCTTGCTTCCCCAAGCTGACGCTGAGCCGTGGTGGCTGCTGGGGTCAACACAGCAAGCAGCTCCTGAAACAGGGTGGGCCGGAAGCAGCTGTGAGCAATGGACCCTGGACCCCGGCCTTCCAGTCTTCCTCCAGCCCCCTGGGCCTCACTCGAGGCCGTTACCTGGAGAGCTGCATGGGCGTCGGGCTCTAGCACCACATAGCGACGCAGCTGCCGGTCAGGGCAAATGTAGGAGAAACGAAGAACGAGGAcaggggccccggggaggggatCTGAGCCCTGCACACACAGAGGGGGACCAGGCAGGAAACAGAAGGGAGGGATTGGAGGCATCTGGGTTTAACCGACAGAGTGCAAGAAAATCAGCTCCGGACGTCGTGAAAACGTGCCTGCTGACATCCACACTCTAGCTCAGCGGCCCAACCCCTCAGTCCAGCCTTCCAGGCCGTCTGGGGCCACGTCTTGGCCCCCACAGTTCCCCTGCGCTGCTCCAAGTGTCCATGAGAGGCTGGGGAGACTCGCCACTCGGTGCCTGGCACCTAGCACCCAGCTGTCCCAGTCagatcctgcagggagcccagcactcCTGCCAGGACCCCTGACACCACCGCTCACCTCGAGCGCTGGCCGCCCCTCGGTCTGAGGCTCAGGCTCCACCTCAGCCGCTTCCAGGCTCTGGAGCTCAAGCCGGGCCAGGGTCTGAGCTGCTTGGAGTTCCACCTCAAACAGGTGGCTGGAGGTGACCCGGAGAAAGCATTCCCTGCCCCGCACACCGTCCGGCCCCTCCAGGGGACACACCAACATGGGGCGACACAGCTCCACTGCGGAGACCAGGAGAGCAATCCTGTGAGAGGGACAGGTCTCCGCAACTTCTGGCCCTCCCGCCAGAAGgggtcagcccccccccccccccccccccccccccccccgccccaagccTGGTCTTCCCGACTCTCCCAGATGTACCAGCAGCACCTGGCCCAGTCTCCCTGGCAACTGCCAAGCGAGCGCTCACCGCTCACCTTCCACTTCATCGGGCTCCTTCGCCTCCTcgtcctcctttccttcttcctctttcccctgctCCTCCAGCCCCCCTTCCTCCTGGAGCTCCGGCTCTGGCCTGACCTCCTCCACCATTTCCTGCGGGGACTCCTTCTCTGGGGGCGGAGGTCCAGGCACAGACCCTGGGCTCAGGGGCAGCGTGCTGAGGGCAGGGGCCTTGGAGGACGTAGCCACAACAGGGGTCCCAGACGCCCCCAGGTGATTCCTGTACTGCAGCCAGTCACAGCCGAACCGTTCCCGGAAGCTGTTCAAGAGTTCCAGCTCCCGGTGCTGCTGCACAAACCGCCCTGGGCCAGTGGGGAGCGGACCGCTGAGCGAGCCCGCAGTCTCCCCACGACCCCCAACAACCCCAGCCTCTTCTCCCACTGCTCCTCGAGGTGAAGTGATATAATGGGATCAGAGGGAGACCAAAGGCTGCCCCTCAGCAGCATGTCCCAAAGCGTGCCCCAGGGAACACCGTGCTCAGGGCCGGTGGGAACCATGCAGCACATGCTGCCGGGGAGGGGATTCGGGATACCTGGGAGTGtacaggggtcctgggatgtcCCGGAGGGAGCACACCTAGTTAACGCTGGTCAGCCCAGCTTTCATCAAGTGACCCTTCCACATCCCCCACA
This window contains:
- the STK11IP gene encoding serine/threonine-protein kinase 11-interacting protein isoform X2: MHFYFLFFLRFRSIFSGDVVLSGCSTLSLLTTTLQQLNHVFELHLGPWSPGQTGFVALPSHPADSPVILQLQFLFDVLQKTLSLKLVHVPGSGLPGPIKIFPFKSLRQLELRGVPLHCLRGLCGIYSQLETLICSRSIQALEELLSACGGDLCSALPWLALVSANFSYNALTSLDSSLRLLSALRFLNLSHNQVQDCEGFLMDLSELYHLDISYNHLRLVPRVGPSGVALGTLILRGNELRSLQGLEQLKNLRHLDLAYNLLEGHRELAPLWLLAELRKLYLEGNPLWFHPAHRAATAQYLSPRARDAATGFLLDGKVLSVTDFQTSTSSGLGSSATPLHGPAGSTVETSGGPDLSDSISSGGVVAQPPHRKVKSRVRVRRASISEPSDTDPEPRTLDPSPAGRFVQQHRELELLNSFRERFGCDWLQYRNHLGASGTPVVATSSKAPALSTLPLSPGSVPGPPPPEKESPQEMVEEVRPEPELQEEGGLEEQGKEEEGKEDEEAKEPDEVEVELCRPMLVCPLEGPDGVRGRECFLRVTSSHLFEVELQAAQTLARLELQSLEAAEVEPEPQTEGRPALEGSDPLPGAPVLVLRFSYICPDRQLRRYVVLEPDAHAALQELLAVLTPAATTAQRQLGEARDPLRGRLQCLRCGQEFKPEEPRLGLDSEEGWRPLFQETESPAVCPHCGSDHVVLLALSLGATSREPGQGEQSPAPSQTVSAVPDPPGHSDPGSRADRAPSPAPVSRDRHSWSLSPPPERHGLRSVDHRLRLFLDVEVFTDAQEEFQCCIKVPLVLAGHSGESVCLVVVSDHRLYVLKVTGEICGPPASWLQPALAVPLHDLSGIELGLAGQSLRLEWAAGAGSCILLPRDAKRCRAFLDELTDVLQALPPSWRSGVRATEEEVTPKHRLWPLLERDSSSGPPLFFYLRVFLVEGSEACPVSLMMTLSTLYLLEEDLVGSQVEPALPAASGEASEQSLPLGLGPSVRIREQWPLSSLSSVLLYRTAPGDLKLVFYDEVSRLESFWALRVVCPEQLTALLAWIREPWEELFSIGLRTVTQETLDLDRHSDLSRGAHVLGVVAGAPKKEAHFPREGC
- the STK11IP gene encoding serine/threonine-protein kinase 11-interacting protein isoform X1, whose protein sequence is MTTAQRDSLVWQLAGLLRESGDVVLSGCSTLSLLTTTLQQLNHVFELHLGPWSPGQTGFVALPSHPADSPVILQLQFLFDVLQKTLSLKLVHVPGSGLPGPIKIFPFKSLRQLELRGVPLHCLRGLCGIYSQLETLICSRSIQALEELLSACGGDLCSALPWLALVSANFSYNALTSLDSSLRLLSALRFLNLSHNQVQDCEGFLMDLSELYHLDISYNHLRLVPRVGPSGVALGTLILRGNELRSLQGLEQLKNLRHLDLAYNLLEGHRELAPLWLLAELRKLYLEGNPLWFHPAHRAATAQYLSPRARDAATGFLLDGKVLSVTDFQTSTSSGLGSSATPLHGPAGSTVETSGGPDLSDSISSGGVVAQPPHRKVKSRVRVRRASISEPSDTDPEPRTLDPSPAGRFVQQHRELELLNSFRERFGCDWLQYRNHLGASGTPVVATSSKAPALSTLPLSPGSVPGPPPPEKESPQEMVEEVRPEPELQEEGGLEEQGKEEEGKEDEEAKEPDEVEVELCRPMLVCPLEGPDGVRGRECFLRVTSSHLFEVELQAAQTLARLELQSLEAAEVEPEPQTEGRPALEGSDPLPGAPVLVLRFSYICPDRQLRRYVVLEPDAHAALQELLAVLTPAATTAQRQLGEARDPLRGRLQCLRCGQEFKPEEPRLGLDSEEGWRPLFQETESPAVCPHCGSDHVVLLALSLGATSREPGQGEQSPAPSQTVSAVPDPPGHSDPGSRADRAPSPAPVSRDRHSWSLSPPPERHGLRSVDHRLRLFLDVEVFTDAQEEFQCCIKVPLVLAGHSGESVCLVVVSDHRLYVLKVTGEICGPPASWLQPALAVPLHDLSGIELGLAGQSLRLEWAAGAGSCILLPRDAKRCRAFLDELTDVLQALPPSWRSGVRATEEEVTPKHRLWPLLERDSSSGPPLFFYLRVFLVEGSEACPVSLMMTLSTLYLLEEDLVGSQVEPALPAASGEASEQSLPLGLGPSVRIREQWPLSSLSSVLLYRTAPGDLKLVFYDEVSRLESFWALRVVCPEQLTALLAWIREPWEELFSIGLRTVTQETLDLDRHSDLSRGAHVLGVVAGAPKKEAHFPREGC